Genomic window (Erythrolamprus reginae isolate rEryReg1 chromosome 3, rEryReg1.hap1, whole genome shotgun sequence):
aaatcttgaacaccaggttcttatctagaaaagttcttaagtagaggcgttcttaggtagaggtaccactgtactgttatcAAGTCATTGGAATCACTCAAAGCAAAAACAGGTTTACAAGCACAAACCCATATTCTCTGCATGGCTAAAGGCAAGAAAGAAGATTACGCAATTTGCTGATGAGGATTGCAGAAAGCTAATCTGTAGAAATAGCCTGTCTTTCCAACTGCTTTTATAGATCTATAAAAACATTAGTCATGCAGGATAGGATTTTCCCCAATGCCCACTTGACAGTCATCAATATCAGAACCCTTGAGCTCATTCTTCCACAACCATCTAGCTAGCTAACATGATCACCTGTAAAATAACCAGAACTTGCTTTTATAGCTTACCGTAGTTTTATAGCTTACCAAGTTTTAGTCATTTTTGTaaatgttctgctgggctctctggtaggagcctctcaaaaattcaagggtacaaattgcatacacacacacctttgaaaattcaaaacaatgttctttatcacaaaattcaaaataaactaagcactctttttgtattgcaaagagcactcgtcccaaaacaaccgggtagtctgtacaatttcccttaagcagtcattaaatacttagctatcagctgtgaagaaacttcacaccccttcttcttccaacgaagtgacacacacacacacacacacacgttgctctgctttggtttcaaaggcgtgaaaaatcaacaaagtccagaaaacagcaacataggattcctgaagaactgcgatcagataatcttccacaacggccaaacccacacgctgctatttatagcagcagccctaattactggaggtggcctcattttctcttgtaataattcttcagttgttgtctcctatgcatcactctacgcatgcatggatgtgtcattaattcttgttcagaatccaaggatgatacagatgattgatctcctcccgggctgtctgccaaacttccctcttccctacactcacgcttccttggtcagaggtggcttcatcggcagattccattgggagcaaaacaggcctgcagcatatggatgtctcccccacatccacctgcacattccttggggcaggagctgggccagagctaaccactacAGTAAATGAACCAGGAAACTAAGAAATGTGGAGAGAAGTAACTAATCAAGACACATGTAGGGAAAAAACAAGCACTATTCACACTACCGTAGTAACCCTTGATTTAACTTAAGGTAGTTTGCCTCTGGGTTTAAATATTGTGGCTAAGCCAatacaaatgaaaaaataaataacagtacATAATTATAAAATGGTTTGTAAAGTCTGGTTTACAATGCAACCTATATGAAGTAGGCCACTACAGTTAGTGCtagaaaatattattaaaacaaagCTTAATTTAGCACATGTAAAAACAACTGTGTCTAAAAAGAGAAAAGTATTTGAGGTAAATTATGCTGCTGTCTTTAATAACTGCTAAGAATTTTTTCACCAGAACCTGGCAAATCACGTCTCCCATAATTTGATCTTCTACTCTGTTTATTCTATCAGCATACTTTTCATTTATAAAGTCCAGAGAGTTAAACTGGTTTAAAACCAATTTAAATCACATTTGGCTGTCTGCAGCTTTGTAAATAtgtatttaacatttttatttgttcAGAATCAGCACTTTTATGCAACTGAGGGGATAATGCTACTGAGGCATTGATGATACAGGGGGataacactccaagaccagagaggtattaatacactctataacgccctggttagaccacatctggagtactgcattcagttctggtcaccacacttcaaaagagactcTGGAGAAAAGAGCAActgaaatgattaggggactagaaaccaagacttgtgaagagagattgctggaactgagcatggatagcttagagcagtgatggcgaacctatgacacgcgtgtcagcactgacacgcgtagccactttcagtgacacgcggctgAAGGAAGAAAAGCCATGCCGGCACCTCACCTCTCCTTGCAGCCCTGGCATTTCACTTGCACGGGCACCAACTGACTGAAGAGGCTCTCCGCGCCATCTTGCGCTTTGAGTTTGGCACCCTGCTCCCGTGGGGGGCGGAGAGCAGGAGGGCGGGGGAGAGCCAGGAAAGAGCAAGAGCCGGAAGGGCAGGGAAGGAGCAAGCAAAGCGCCGTCCAGTGGGAGGCGGGGCGGGGTAGGGGTgaatgggagaggaggaggagaaagggggaggagccaCGACAGTGACACCTATAGATAAGATGGCAGTGCATGCCGTTGAGGTGGCGTCTCTTCCTCAGCTGGGGCGATGCGCCTATTTCGTGGAGAGGAAGAAGCACTTTTgcaagattgtcccagccatagGCAGGCGCTTCTGTGGTGAGCACAGTGCTGAAGAGGTAGCAGTAGGGGGGAGGGCTAGGCAAACTCACTGGGCTGGAGGGAACGAGCCGTTTTGTTTGCAAAATAAGGCTCCACTGGGTTTGGTTTCAAGGAGCTTCCAGTATATTTTTTTCCAAcacaggcagagggagggaggaaacgcaCCCTGATCAGATCGCCAACATTTCATATATGAAGAATGCACAcacgccgagagagagagaaacaagcgtGCACACAAGTGTGCACACACGCATTGTGAAAAAATACactggtaaaaaaaataaagggaacactcaaaaaatatatcctaaatctgaatgaatgacatattctcattgaatattttgttctgtacaaagttgaatgtgctgacaacatgtgaaattgattgtcaatcagtgttgcttcctaagtgggcagtttgatttgacagaaatttaatttacttggagttatattgtgttgtttaagtgttccctttatttgtttgagcagtatatttgagtTTCTGGTTCATCCCGTTTCACCTCGTATTTCCCATCCTAGTGTAATCCAGTGTCAAAAACTATCGTGATTATGAATGTCattaggtagtcctcaaattgcaattacaattgagccccaaatttaggtCGCTGTGAAATTTAGGTCACAGTTGAAatcaactgacagattaacaaagaagtcactaagttaaataattatacatatttgttaaataattatacatatttgttatttaaactataaatatcacaaaattatgttttttttctcaaggtgacacaccacccgagttatgctcggttttttggtgaattttgacacatcaagctcaaaaggttgcccatcactggcttagagaaaAGAAGAGCCAGGGggggacataatagcagtctacaggtacttgaaggattgccacagagaggagggggtcacactgttttccatggcaccagagggccagatgaggaacaacggttggaagctgaccaaggagagattcagcctaaaaataaggaagaacttcctgacggtcagagcaatcaaccagtggaacggcttgccagcggaggttgtaaactgcccaactttggacatttttaggaggagattggactgtcatttggctggggtgctgtaggatttcctgcttaagcagggggttggacttgatgacctgcaaggtccctttcaactctaatagatagatagatagatagatagatagatagatagatagatagatagatagatagatagatagatagatagatatggatggatggatggatggatggatggatggatggatggatggatggatggatggataggagtTATAATTATTGCTTACTATGTTCTCCATGGAATTGTATTAAGTGCAAAAGCTACATTATGTGTTTATTATAACAGGTCATTTTTCGAATCCAGATTCCTTATATTTTCAGTTGCAAATGTATTAATCAGCAGAGAGTAGGCACACATTTGTTAATAAAATATAGAATGAATTTATAAGCAGTTGTATGACTGcataaaatataacattttatGGTTCAAATTCTATTGGCATAACTTTGTAGAAAATAAGCTTATTTTTACAAATAGAttaccacctatatcgccaggcatgggggaattaagacattcaTTGTATGGAAATCCAATTTTCACTAGAGTAGAATGTAGCAATTCCAAGGAATACAGCATACAATGTCTAAGCCATAATGCACTAAGCAATGTACTAACTAAGCCATAATATAGTTACTGATGTTCTATGAActtggtgggggggtgggggtttgcagacatttcattaccaaaataGACAACATCATCAGTGCCCATCAGAGCATTAATATTAACTAGTTTTGtaatgaaacgtcttcaagaaaacCATCAATATCAGAAAGTACTAAAGACCTCATGAGCTAAAAAATTCTCTTTCATTCACAATATAGTTAGTTGGCTTTTAGTAAGATATTGTGTCAACTGAGCCATTATTTAGAAACTGTGGTCTATAGATGAGTGCAATACATAAATAGAGATTTAATATTAATGGATTAATCTGTTAAGCTAAAACAGAATGGATTAGAAGATCAGGCGTTCCATGCCAGTTGTAGTTagataaaaagaataaaagatggTGGAGTacgaaaatcccccccccaacaattaaaTCCACAAaacttgtatttttaaaaaaataaatcttgggcAATTAACAGTTAGAAAGTCAATAGATACACATTAAAAActcatttaattttaataattcacATAAAATCTTGCCGATGTAGGATTACCACATACAAAGTATTTACATTTACAAATACTTAAGAACAAAGTTTATTTTCTATAAATATACATATTCGAAGGACcgtcataaataaaaataatctacaATAATCAGAGAACTATCAATAATCAGATAGTTAAGCATTTGTTTTGCTCCAAGTATATGCAAGCATTGACTGTAGTACTGTCTAATCATAATGGTTTACTCAGTAGAATCCTGTTACGATTTGCTCATTCACATTAGTATTTGTAAAAGAGGAAATACGTTGCAAATCGAAGAAAATAGCAGTACATTGCGGGTTTAAGATTATTTATTCCACTTTTAACCATGCACTTGACCACAGAACAATATTAACTGGTTTGCATAGTTGATGCTTGTACAAAAAGAAACATGCAAAATCCAACCGCCCTTAAATAAATATCCAAACGATCCAACCCACCTTCAAAACTAACATCTTACTTAGCCTCTGAAAATCTCAATAATCAGAATTTTCTCTGACTAGATGTCCTGCAAGATCAAGATGATGCTCTTAGTTTAGCCACGCAGTAGGTGTCACATCACAGAACATTTGTTTCTCAGTTTATCCTTCTTTCGACGCTGCTTTGATTTCTTGCCATCCACCTGCAGACTTacatttcttctcttttccaaATTAAGGAGCTCTTCAAAAAGCTCGTGCACGTTGTAGTTCATTTTGGCTGAGGTCTCCATGAAGGAGCATTTCCATTTCGTGGCGAGGACTTCTCCTTCACCGGTGCCGACTTCTCTTTGGGGGTCATCGCTCTTGTTCCCTACCAGGATAATTGGGACTTTCTGAACGTCTCCTTTGATTTGACAGATCTGCTCATAGATTGGCTGGAGATCTTCTACAGATTGCATGCTGGTCACAGAGTATACCAACATGAATGCATGGCCTTTCGAGATGGAGAGCCTCTGCATCGCAGGGAACTGGTGACTTCCGGTGGTGTCCGTGATCTGAAGAGTACAGATGTTCTTGTCACAGCTGATCACCTGGCGGTAGGTGTCTTCAACAGTGGGGATGTATGTCTCCCGGAAGGTCCCCTGTATGAAACGGAGTACCAAAGAACTCTTACCAACACCAGCGGCTCCAAACACAACCACTCGGTAATCATTACTTTGCTCTGGCATCCTGCTTGTTCAGTTGGGGGACCAAAGAAGAACTTTCAATTTACATGCTCCTTTGGTGAACGGGCCTGTCAAGAGAAAACAAGTTAGATATCAGCAATTGAAGTTCCAACTTGTATTTAAATTCAACAGCGTTCTTCCCTCTGAAACGCAGCTTCAAAATTTTAAGCCAAAAGTATGGTGCACAGGGATgcaaaatgaaatggaaaaatcaccaaaatatgGGAGGAGAAAAATATTGGTTTAGCCctctgcaaaatcccaatttctcatgtagcCCGTTGGGAAAATTAGTTGCCCAAATCTAGTCTAAATTATTGTTTAGGGCAGTCTCCACCATCTTGGAACATTTTTTGCATGTGCTGAATGTAATTTCCAGCTACTGATTCCAAGTCAGCATAACTCCAGTAGAGGATTCCGGTAGCCAAAGTCCATTATATTGAAGTAGGGCAGCAAACAAATTGGGAAAGTTTGCCCTAACTTCACAGAAAATTGTTCAGATTGCTATTCTAGCATGATTTATCAAAGGGGTTCCAAAGTTCCAGGCACAACTCCATAACTAGCTCTccaattacatacatacatacatacatacatacatacatacatacatacatacatacataaaaagaaagaaagaaagaaagaaagaaagaaagaaagaaaagacaagccAGAAATTGTGCCAaatagatgactgagaatctccacagacagagATTAAAGGTAGAAATTACTGCTTGCTCGTAAGGATATTTGGGCTACAGAGGTTGACACAATCAagagtagatttagatttagaatttattggatttatatgccgcccctctctgcagactcctcTACTGGAGTTAAGAGTAGCAAAGACGTAACAGTATTTTATCTTTCATTATTTCCTACTAATGAGAATCCAAATTTTTGCAAGCCTAGATGTTCCTAATGCTAAGCCAAAAGCTGATTTGCAACATTTCAGTTAAAGGActgcctatacagtgatccctcgtttttcgctggggatgcattccaagaccacacGTGAAAAACCAATTTCCGTGAagcagaggaaagatatttttttatgtatttaatgagtatttggacttttaaaacccaccctttgcattaaacagtcattctatgtttctcagctggaactacatgtgatatcctaccagcttCTTTTATagagtacagtatttatttatttatttatttgtttgtttgtttgtttgtttgtttgtttgttggatttgtatgccgcccctctctgcagacttggggcggctaacaacagcagtaaaacagtatataacaaaatccaatactaaaaaaagttaaaaacccattatataaaaaccaatcatacatacaaacataccatgcataaaattgtaaaggcctagggggaaagtatatctcagttcccccatgcctggcgacagaggtgggttttaagcagcttacaaaaggcaaggagggtgggggcaattctaatctctggggggagttggttccagagggtcggggccgccacagagaaggctcttcctctgggtcccaccaagcaacattgtttggttgacgggacccagagaagaccctctctatggaacctaactggtcgctgggattcgtgcagcagaaggcggtccccgaggtaatctggtccggtgccatgaagggctttataggtcataaccaacactttgaattgtgaccggcaaccaatgggcatatttgggaaaggccatgattgctctcacagctgtattctgcacgatctgaagtttccaaacacttttcaaaggtagccccatgtagagagcgttacagtagttgagcctcgaggtgatgagggcatgagtgactgtagaACTGtaaaagaattttatgaatttttactggatttaatggatttaagccccctttgaaaacccatgaaatagcgaatccgtgaaagatgattgtatgattggtctcttaaattggttttttttaagattattgttacattgtcttctttattgttgttagccgccccgagtcttcggagaggcatacaaatgtaatgaatgaatgaatgaatgaatgaatgaatgaataaataaataataccgtgaagtagcgagggattactgtactgtgATATAACAGAGGGTTACGATATATCACAagaacagtgatgtgcaagctgaggaaaaacatctgaaggcatgtgtaatgttttaATGTACAAAAGTTATGATTAAatatgtggcagaaagtggactctgggtgtatttttccaaatgcagtgagtggggttgaatgtgtagttttagaagagctctctctctctctctctttatgtcTGTTGAtaaacacatacagtatatatactagacaatgtatctttttgtgtgcctgtgtgtaatatgtatgtaccccGGCTGTGTTCATAGCGTCCCCTCATATGGGTATATTTTAAGTATATACAAGTatatattaaatagtatattttggatgttccagcaataataaaaagacagggaaattgtatctcgttaaggcctttgaggcaaggagaggccaggcactctaagcGTATCCCTTGACATGAGCGACATCAAGTTAGCTTTGCCCACTCAGTCTCATGACCACCCAGCCACATGATCACCCAGCAAACCCCAGTCATATGACTCCAAAGCCActtccacctagtcacatgaccatgaagcaatgcccgtcacatgaccattaagccacacccacaaagtggcagtaaaaaatttggaaccCAACCCCAACGGAGGCCTATTTCATGGTTAGCTAATGTTAAGCAAACCACAATGTGGCTTCTTAGGTTAATGCTTCCTACACAAGTCATCTCCAAACCACAGGGTGTCTTTTTCCATGAATGCACGGTCTGTGTGTTCATAGCTACACAGAATTGAGAATTCCCAAATTCCATTCACATCACATGAAAATCAGATCTATAAAAGGCAAACTGTATCCTAGAGTCAAGCCCGACTCCTGATAACTCCATGGATACAGTGATGCAGTGATCTTAGTAATAGGATCTTGTTGCTCTCTGCTTGGGGTGACTAGAGTTGCATGAGTCACTTCCTAGAAGCAGGGATGGGTTGCAAACTTGCAAGGTAGGTGGCTGCACACCGGAAGTGGCCACCAGACTGCGCATGTACAAAagcaaaaatttgccaaaatctcatgcgcacatGCATCCCTTCATGTGTGCACAATTTTTgcacattttgcttcctgcacatgcatggaaacaaaaacatgctggggcacatgtacacacatgcacaaccaaagctgtgcatgcagcgcaCCGGTAATGCCGGGTAATAGCAATTacctgcccagtgaagggctgcaaacatttttactactgcactgtatttttactaccgcactggcttcttttgtgggtgtggcttgctggccatgtgaccaagtgagagttgcttgacgatcatgtgacagggttgcttaaaggtcatgtgactggtttaaacgTGCCTgatttgacgtcactcacgtcaatggtttgggttagggtgcctgacctctcctcgccttaaatagatacaatttccctatctatttactattactgaacatccaaaatatactatttaattctgtgtatatatgccatgtattTAATTCTGTGTACATATGCCACCTATGACAcagtcacacaaaaatatacattattttctaTATAAACTatgcgtatgtacacacacacacacacacagacacacacatacacatatgtacagctcttctaaaattatacatgttcaacctaatttactgcgataggaaaaacatacctacaGTCCAGAagcgaaaaaaaagaaaaaaaaattctaccagttctgcctattacctgaccgtacccgtagaagCCGATCATTGAATCCATCTCTGCCTGGAAGTCAAATTCatccaaatacactgctcaaaaaaataaagggaacactcaaagaacatatcctagatctgaatgaatggaatattctcattgaatgctttgttctgtacaaagttgaatgtgctgacaacaaaatgaaattgattgtcaatcagtgttgcttcctaagtggacagtttgatttcatagaagtttgatttacctggagttatattgtgttgtttaagtgttccctttattgttatttttttgagcagtatactaacCAGGCCCTGCCTTGTTTCTCTGCATTGTCTGATAAACTACCTTTAAAAGGGAGTGAGGATGGGGAAGCACCACAGGTCAATTTCCCCAGAAAGTAAGTGATGGAGGAGACACAACAACCTCCGATAAGTGAACACCCCATTCTCAAGCCTGCAGTAAACCAAATGTTTATAAGACTAAGTTTCTCAGAAATAAAGGGGGGATATCCCCCCCTCAAGCAACTGGTTAAGTTGGCTTAAGACCAACTGTGTTTGCAGACACGCGCCGGACGCGCGCGCGTGTCTTTTCCCCTCACAACCGGAGTTGGCGCCATCCACAAGAAACCGACGAGCCTCTAAACCGGGATTCTAGCCATGCGTGGCTTCCGACCGTCGGGACGCGCTCACAGACCGAgctctcccaccaccaccaccctccagGCCAAAGGAAACGACACGTGTCCCTCCGTCCCAACACCGAACAGGCCTGCCGATAAGCGAGGCAGCAGTCCGGCCAAACACGCACCTCAAGGGCAGTCAGGAAAGAGCCCGAGTAGAAAGCCAGTCCGATAATGGTCGCCTGCGCGCCTTCCACAGAGGCTGGGGAGGCTGGACCGCTCTCCTCACGACAAACCGGGCGACGGCAAGAAAGACGCTCCCTGAAAACGGGCTACTTCCAAGCCCCGGACGTGGTGGACGCTTCCCGCCTCCGGGAGAGAATCGCCCTTTCTTGCGCTTTATTTGCCTCCTTGGCGGTGGCTGCAACAGTCTCTGTGTCCGTTGGCCTACGTTCTTCTCCCGGTCCGGTCCGGCTGAAAAGCGGAGCTAGCGGCCAGGAGAGGGATCAGCCCGGCGCTGTCACTCCCGCcccgttcattcatttattaacacccccccccccccccactccccgggGACGTCCCACCGCCATGCAGCTCGAGTACGGCGATCGTCACAAGCAGCAATCGAATGACTCATTGCTAATGTGTGTTTActtttatgtacgctgggagcatatgcaccgaagacaaattccttgtgtgtgcaatcacacttggccaataaagaattctattctaacccagtgtttcccaaacttggcaacttgaagaaacaTCCCCATGgccacttgatcaaaattcagatttggcaactgacatgtatttgCAGTCACAGTGCCCCGGAGTCAACTTTTGCAACCTGAgaaataaagtcaatggggatgcacacacacacacacacacacacacacacacacacaaatattgtgTAAGATTATATGCTGACTAGaatctgtgacgaaaatgtgaaaaataaactccaatcactcttaaTAGCAAATGCAaaatagagctaaggaaataaaaaaatatataaactagtaaatatttgaaccacccacccacccccgcaattggtggtggtggtggtgggattgtcagtcgggtgatgggcgcATGCACTGTgcaactgttttatgtttgtttatgtaactatgtgcaaaaccaataaaaaatatatttaaaaaaaacaaacaaatattgtgtacacacacatacacacatacacctcAAATACATAccggtgtatatatatgtgtgtgtttgtatgtagcTGTGTATGTATCTGTTTTTCTGCCGAATCTGGCttgctgatgagagcaaaatattttgacagtactaaattaatttccaaaacagaacactacagcaaaagaataataatggaagctatcgagatagaaaaacatccccaaaatatgaacaagcgggatgatacctcccgcctaccagacatctggaaaccagccctcaaacgtaacccagccataaaaacagaaac
Coding sequences:
- the DIRAS3 gene encoding GTP-binding protein Di-Ras3 translates to MPEQSNDYRVVVFGAAGVGKSSLVLRFIQGTFRETYIPTVEDTYRQVISCDKNICTLQITDTTGSHQFPAMQRLSISKGHAFMLVYSVTSMQSVEDLQPIYEQICQIKGDVQKVPIILVGNKSDDPQREVGTGEGEVLATKWKCSFMETSAKMNYNVHELFEELLNLEKRRNVSLQVDGKKSKQRRKKDKLRNKCSVM